A single window of Nicotiana sylvestris chromosome 3, ASM39365v2, whole genome shotgun sequence DNA harbors:
- the LOC104239406 gene encoding uncharacterized protein: protein MNSCGYQQTALVGSVGVVCPKPRRLGFFNSSYVHADEPIRGTELLDIILTKGGYDVETTNFELASSPPFFFGSPPTRASNPLIQDAQFSNNNNNFFPILAIPEGAAAPSPPSSFTSTSARVCVPVKYGKKQAAVRIEGFNCCCSISAVA from the exons ATGAATAGTTGCGGCTATCAGCAAACCGCCTTGGTTGGTTCTGTTGGCGTTGTTTGCCCTAAGCCTCGCCGGCTCGGGTTCTTCAATTCATCCTATGTTCACGCCGACGAACCCATCAGAGGAACTGAACTTCTGGATATCATACTCACCAAG ggGGGCTATGATGTGGAGACAACCAATTTTGAGCTAGCTTCATCTCCGCCATTCTTTTTCGGGTCTCCGCCTACCAGGGCTTCCAATCCCCTGATTCAGGATGCTCAATtcagcaacaataacaacaattttTTTCCTATACTAGCAATTCCAGAAGGAGCAGCTGCACCTTCACCACCATCctcctttacctccacctctgcTCGTGTCTGCGTTCCCGTGAAGTATGGGAAAAAGCAAGCTGCTGTGAGGATTGAAGGCTTCAATTGCTGCTGCAGCATCTCCGCTGTTGCTTAG